A genomic stretch from Edaphobacter aggregans includes:
- a CDS encoding retropepsin-like aspartic protease, whose product MTTLKWLASASLALAMVPALYGEAHCPGNVASIRLRFVGRSLITVPVMLDNIGPYDFVVDTGAQITTIDPKLAAELHPLPLGATHVTGVGSYLRAAYAQMKLLQVGAYSTKDALILIQDLKQIQQTDPRIRGILGENFLGHFDLLIDYQHHIICLDETKELQQQVKGERIALTPPLHANEYLPFTLPMILSIRVSGITDRPLLLQLDSGIDVPVLFECGKRVTPVQIMGASQSHRKADEVAQAFAVLMPQDMQVGHLFFHQISFVTPVAAGKEVPVKPDVDGVLPTALFQSAFISYADHFAVLHQ is encoded by the coding sequence ATGACAACACTCAAATGGCTTGCATCCGCCAGTCTCGCGTTAGCCATGGTTCCCGCGCTCTATGGCGAAGCGCACTGTCCGGGAAACGTGGCCAGTATACGCCTGCGTTTCGTCGGTCGCTCCCTTATTACTGTTCCGGTAATGCTGGACAACATCGGCCCTTATGATTTTGTGGTGGATACCGGGGCGCAGATCACGACGATCGACCCGAAACTGGCCGCAGAGCTTCATCCTTTGCCACTGGGTGCGACGCACGTGACTGGGGTCGGGTCTTACTTGCGAGCTGCCTATGCGCAAATGAAGCTGCTACAGGTCGGGGCGTATTCGACCAAAGACGCGCTCATTCTGATTCAGGACCTGAAGCAGATACAGCAGACCGACCCGCGCATCCGGGGAATCCTGGGCGAGAATTTTCTCGGACATTTCGATCTGCTGATCGACTATCAGCACCACATCATCTGCCTGGATGAGACGAAGGAACTGCAACAACAGGTCAAGGGAGAACGAATCGCGCTGACGCCACCACTGCATGCAAATGAATACTTGCCGTTCACGCTGCCGATGATCCTTTCGATTCGCGTCTCTGGGATCACCGACCGCCCCCTGCTTCTGCAACTGGATTCGGGTATCGATGTTCCGGTTCTGTTTGAGTGCGGGAAGCGGGTGACGCCTGTGCAGATTATGGGCGCGTCGCAGAGCCATCGCAAGGCTGACGAAGTCGCACAGGCGTTTGCCGTCCTCATGCCGCAGGACATGCAGGTTGGCCATCTCTTTTTTCATCAAATCTCTTTTGTTACGCCGGTGGCGGCAGGCAAGGAAGTTCCCGTTAAGCCCGATGTCGATGGGGTGCTGCCAACGGCGCTCTTCCAGAGCGCATTCATCAGCTATGCGGATCATTTTGCAGTTCTTCATCAGTAG
- a CDS encoding helix-turn-helix domain-containing protein translates to MDQRLQFLSSYQKEEMSVADLCRTHGISRPTAYRWINRYNETGPEGLVDPQPSPTWLLPRDARADRDTILVLRAKHPSWGARKLKVRLEMLQPEVVWPAASTFTQYT, encoded by the coding sequence TTGGATCAACGCCTGCAGTTTTTGTCGAGTTATCAGAAGGAAGAGATGTCAGTGGCGGACCTGTGTCGCACGCATGGGATCTCACGTCCAACGGCCTACCGCTGGATCAATCGCTACAACGAGACTGGGCCGGAAGGACTCGTGGATCCCCAGCCGTCGCCCACATGGCTGCTCCCACGCGACGCTCGAGCCGATCGAGACACCATCCTCGTGCTTCGGGCCAAGCATCCGTCCTGGGGCGCGCGAAAGCTCAAGGTAAGGCTGGAGATGCTCCAGCCGGAAGTGGTGTGGCCTGCGGCCAGCACGTTCACGCAATATACATAA
- a CDS encoding TetR/AcrR family transcriptional regulator, with amino-acid sequence MKTTRIQQNTKPYHHGDLREALLRSAESILKRDGLSALSLRAAARATGVSHAAPANHFTDLGSLLSALAAEGFDRLSDKLIGAANKEGDSPLELAKTYIAFAKANPALYQLMSDPIRLDSKSPALQSARKRAISVLAGTRGVSMEQPTLSQVGAMAANWALVHGLSLLLLTDRLKALVRIAPEGTTEMDLVESAIHSMKRPI; translated from the coding sequence ATGAAGACGACTCGAATTCAGCAGAATACGAAGCCCTATCATCACGGAGACCTGCGCGAAGCGTTGTTGCGATCCGCTGAGTCCATTCTGAAGCGCGACGGACTGAGCGCATTATCTTTACGGGCAGCGGCTCGGGCCACGGGGGTTTCGCATGCTGCACCTGCAAATCACTTTACGGATTTGGGTTCACTCTTGAGCGCATTGGCGGCTGAAGGATTTGACCGCCTCTCTGACAAACTCATCGGGGCAGCCAACAAAGAAGGAGATTCCCCCCTTGAACTGGCTAAAACCTACATCGCGTTCGCTAAAGCTAATCCGGCGCTGTACCAGCTGATGTCGGATCCGATCCGTCTCGATTCGAAAAGCCCTGCACTACAATCAGCCAGGAAACGCGCAATCTCTGTATTGGCCGGGACACGCGGTGTAAGTATGGAACAGCCAACGCTGTCTCAAGTTGGCGCAATGGCTGCGAATTGGGCGCTGGTTCACGGATTATCCCTTCTGTTGTTAACTGACCGCCTCAAAGCACTTGTTCGTATCGCGCCTGAAGGAACCACGGAAATGGATCTTGTCGAATCGGCCATTCACTCAATGAAACGGCCGATTTGA